CCTGAACAGCTGGAACCGACTATCATCAGCAAAATGTGAGGAAGgctatataataaaaaaaaacaagtaatcAATTCAGAAGTGATGTTAAAAAGGAAATATACACAGATTAAAATACAGGCTACTGTGATAAATAATTAGGACTAATAATGGATTGGTATCAGTCTTAATTGAATATTTGAATTGTATgtgctttattttactttatctgtctctctattGTTGCACTTGTTTTTACTCTACGTGCAAATACTGTAAACAAATTAGTGGACTTTTAATTTCCACTGTTCAAAACTGTAAAGGTTGTAAACGTTGCTATATCTGCATGGTCCTGATACAATGTTCCATTTGAATCCCCGAAAATGTTTCATATGATTAAAATGAATGCCattgattttttatttctacagtatagtattttttttaaaggttgtttATAGGAAATGAACTCCCCTCCTCTTACAAGTATTTGGGAGAACCTGCAGTGGCCTGCAGGTAACATAATAGGCCCTTTCTGGAGCCAATGTTTGGATTGTCTGTTCTGTTGAAACATGGTGAGGCAACATGGCGAACTCTTTACAAGACGAATTTCTCACAGCTTAGATACACAGGGCTAATTTTTAAGGTAACTAAACCCAATAATTCTAAGTTTCAGGTGATTAAGCACtaacacatatatataatattttccATTAGTTTCCCCTCAATCCAACACACTGCTCCATTAGATAAAAAACAGTGGAAGCATCTTTCAACCTGCCTGACCTACCATGGTGATCCCACCCAATTAAAATCCAGCCAGCTTTGTGATACTGAAAGATCTGAGTAAAGCCAAAAGATAGCACGATCTCCAAGCACTGTAATCCTCCATCACCATGCAGGCCCCTGCTTTAGAGCTGCAAGGTTTTACAATCAATTCCTCTTGGATTTCAAACAGAGCAGTGCAGGAGCTGTGCAGCGTGCAACCCTGGAGACATTTCTGCCGGGGGTTTGGTTTCTTTTGCTGAACATTTCTTGGCTTGTGGTTTCCTGCCTGTTGTCCTACAGCTTTTCCAGTAGCTTTGCAATCATAGGTAAATCTGTATCCATGTAAAACTATAGGTTTTGACTTGTTGGTATATAGAGCCATGGTTTATTGCCAGGAGTTATGAGTCGCAACTTACGGTCAGTTAATTCAACCTTTACTATACCAATGAGCAACGCTGATTTACAGCAGTAATTACTTTACGGTACAACCATTGCAATGTCTCCCCATTTAGAAGAACCACTCACCCACATTGACATGAAGCTACGCCTGGAAAATGTCTATCCTGTGTGGACGTTCGGGTTTCACTATAGATAGGGGATGCATATTTCTGTTTGACCTTCTTCTTCCTGTAGCACACCAGCCAAAATTCATGATCAGGTATCAAACTGCTCCCTAATTGACAATTTTGGTACATTTGGCCCAAATCTGGGCCTCAACCAGTTCAACTTGGCCCTCACTGTATTTACTGTAGTAGACTGTCGCTGTGCTGTGCCAGGAGACCTGCTGCTACACCCAGCAGGGCAGAGGGGATGATTAAACCATCGTCTTCAAGGTGGCAAACACCATTAGGTTGTGTGCCAATCCTATTAGACAAGTTACCCCagtcacacatcacacattgGAAAGACAGTAAATAGTTTTACATGCCCTGTACCCGCAAATTAGAGAgagtattttttgttttgtttagaaGTAAAAATGAGTGTTTTGATTTTTAGAACAGCACTGAGCGTAGGTGGACAAAATATCCAACTCTCCCAGATGAGCTGTTCCTTTTCTGCAACATTGAGAATGAGATaaacttttttgtattttaaattgttCCCATAGGTGATGTTTTTCAACAATGCACAGACATGTAGGTGGACACTCTGGCGATAAGACAGAAATCTTTCTCAACAGAAACCGACTGAAACATGTTCAAAATCAATGAAATTGAAGTGTCATCTCCTGCTCATGATGTAATGAATGTAAATAGAATATGTGATAACATTTCTGTCACACAGGCTTTCGCTTTCCTGACACAAGGATatcgacctctgaccttttcagCCTGATGGTGACAGGTGGTTGAAATGTGGGCGTAATGAGAGCTGAGAGGGGCGTGATGTGAGTCAACAGCATCACAGTCAGTGATCTTATGGATCAATGCAACATCATCACCTAAACTTCGTCCTTCACATCATCATGTATATTTATATCCTCACATTTATCAGTGAAAAAGACAATGCTGCACTTGTGAGGTTTAAGACAGTGGTTTACTTTGTGGGGAAGAAACTTACATActtctacatttttatttgaaaacagtgttttcaaactgtAAAGATTTCTGTCCCCACAAGAAATTTTGGCTTCGTATTATTTTCAATCCTTGTCCATACTAACCTGCCTGAAAAGGTACATCTTGCAAGTATTAAACATGAACAAAGATAGTGAGATTTGAGGAGATCGACATTTGGCCAATGCtaagatcatgatgatgatttgCACATCGTATATCAGACTCCTGAATCAGATATGTCCTTCTCTCGTTCTGTCAATGATGATGTGCCCACTGACCCTATCGATGACTCACTACTGCCCCAACCTTCATGTGGGTATTGCATCTTGCACACACATCGCATATGCATCGCATCAATTTCTGAGGACACAAACTACTCACCAAGCGTACGCAGGATACGCGAGGCAGCCATGATGCATCTGCACAGTTAAAAGTATATTTATGGCCTTAGTGAGAATTATTTCATGGTGATATTGTAACttttagaatttttttaaaactaatatTTTACTTGATGAGTTTGCAGACACAGGTTGATGAAGATCAAGGGTGTAGAATCTGTACGTCTGCTTTTCAGTGCGATTCGTGCTGATTGTGGAACACCAAACCATttccacacacactgcagaacagAGGACAGAGTGGGCagatgaggaaaagaacaaTACCGAAGGAAAAAAGTgctgatctctctctccctctcttttccccgTTCTGCCTCTCGCTTTCATTCCCCCTTTCTCTCATTCAGCAGGCTGACTGTTTCCGTACAGAAAACTGACTCCCACGCTGTTTCTGCCTGGCCTATTTATCACATTGATCAGCTTTATAAAGGAGTGGGATATACACAGGAGACTCGCATGAGAGAGATCCTGATGCCTCACAACTTCTGGGAAACACTCAAAGGTGAAGTCTTGCTGATGTGGTCATTTTTACATGGTGTGGTTTTGTGGCATCAAATCACCACAGATTTAACATTCATTTTAGGCTTATTCTCTCGCAACGACATTGCATTTATCTGCAATGTGATGGCACTGAAAATCAACAGAAAAGACAACAGCAATCTTGATAAAATTCGCAATCAAGCCTTTATCCTAAAAGTAGAATTAAACGGGAATAGAGCTGAAGTGATTAGTCTGTTGATCGACGACTTGATGACAGACAATATTATGATTGAGTGGttggaaaaggagaaaaaaatctatttccaGCTTCTATCATTTACGATTTGCTGACGTCCTCTAAACCAACCACAAAAACAGTtgttgagaagaaaaagaaaaaacaaagcgGAGCTTAATCAAGAGCAAAAGGATAGTTTCACTTTACTGCAGGAGATTACCTATAAAATTGATAAttagaaatcaaataaatcctGCTTTTGTTACACATTTGCTTCTTGGTGCTATAAGTCATAAACCAACTTTATAATGTAATGCTTGGTGCCTTTAAACTTTTTAGTCTTTTGATTACAACATCTGCAGAGGGGTTTTATCTTACAGGCACAAATCGAAACACCCCCCCATTGGTAAATGTTTCAGAGCCCCTGCCTTTCTCCAGCACTAAACCCAGGCAGTTGTCTGTGTAGGTAGCAAAACTCTAGCTCTACTGCTTCTGCATGCACTGGGAAGGTGCCGTTTAAACACCCAAACCCTTGTGCAAAGCATTAATATCTGCCCACAAGATCAGGAGACGAAAAACACACTAATCCAATCGACCTGGAATCATCCCTCAGAACTGCATGGAGGCGCTTATGTCCATTGCACCGCGCATCCATCGTGCCATGCACACCACATTACATTGCATGGCTGTACATGAAGtgaaatggatgaatgaatgacatTTGCACGGAGCAGCGATCCCCTGCTGTCTGCatgctttctttctttacagTGGTGCAGCCTCGAAATATAAACGGTAACATGGTGTATGCTGTTGCTCTCGGTGCGTTCAGCGACGTGAATTATGGGAGAAAGGTATCCCtactgtctctgtgctgctgctgctgctgctgctgcaggagtggAGAGGATCTGCACAACACTCCTAATTATCTCTAACAAGAGCAAGCCTATACTCTACTGTTAACACTACATCATATCCACTTCAGTGGactaacagaaaacacacacacacggttctAGTTGTATTTATCTAGGCACGTGGAACTTTACTGATATGCATGGACAGTAGCGCACCTTTTAACAGTTGTTTTCatgcatttaaatatatattggaCTTATGGTTTGAAGTCTTGAAGATTTAGGGGGTGAATACGAAATGCTTCTGTAACATTTATTAACTATGTGTAACTATGTAcattatgttatattttgtttaGTTTGCTTATGATTTgcttatctatctatctatctatacaagGCAATGCATTTGAATGCAAAGGTGGACAGAATtttgatgtgtttgatttattttattaaatgaacCACATGGCTAAATGATTCAATGCACTGTGGTGATTCGTGCCGTGTTGCTTGATCTTTGTGTGCAGGGGGGTTCGCCCCCTTACGAGGCATCTTTTTGTGGATCTATGTCAGTGAAAGGACAGCCGATGACAGTACATGGTGAGAGTGCACCtaccacacagcagctgcatccAGGCGCAGGTCTTGTAAACGGTGGAGgtgttgcagaagaagaagagcgcCATGCAGGCGATGCAGCTGAGgatcagcaccatggacagcagcACGAACACCGAGGCCGCCTTGAAGGCTCCGGACGGGATGGAGCTGAAGTCGGAGAAGCTGCCCACGCAGGTGAGCTCCCGGCTGGGCGACGGCCCGGTGCCCACGCAGTAGTGGAAGAGGCCGAAGTAGCCGGCCTGCGGCGTGTTGACGCTGTCTCCGATCCAGTAGGGCTGGATGAACACCACCACGTTGACGATGGCGAAGCAGATGGTGAAGATGGCCCACAGCACCCCGATGGCGCGGGAGTTGCGCATGTAATTGTCATGGTAGATCTTGGAGGCTTCCTGGGAAGGCAACATGTTTggtgttttttcccccctctttcCTCCTTACAGCTCTCTTTCCACCCCGTCCACCTCCCTCTTTAGactattttagaaataaaatggaaataaataaaaaacaggaaacaaactgcAGGACACCTCTCACTTTGTGTTTCCCCTCTTTGTCAAATCTCCTGCGCCAATATGCTCCTGGTTTGGCTGTTTCTTATGTGACTGTTAAATGGGCCTACATAACCATAggataaaaaaatatgtatatgaTCTCACAGGACTaaacattgtaaaaaataaaaatgattggaggggtgggggggtgctaCATTGAAGCAATGCAAAATCATGGTCTACCTATACTAGTAATGAATAATTTACCAAGACCAGTGATTCAACATTGCTGTCTAAGGCTCCTCAGGGCTACACCATGaatgattaaaaatacaaatccaTCAAAATaggattttctttatttcacagtCGTCGGTGGGCGGGGGGCTAAAGCCGTTTTTCATCCTCATCCATCGGCTTTTTTCTGCAGGATGTCCTTTATTACCATCCGTCTCATCAGACGCGTGTGTTGCCCGAAGCCAGCGGTGGAGCCCGTCTTTACCTTCCGAGGCATCCGTGGGGGTgctccccttcctctctgcGCCCTTAGTGTCCACGCAGCATCCACAAACCCCACGCAATGAAacctcaaaagaaaaaaaaaaagaaaaagaaaaacgagGAAATGTGACAAACACGAGCCCCTCCGTCAAATGTCAACAGTCCTTTCTCGTAGATCCGACATCCTCCACCGCCTCGACTCCATTATCATCACGGTTCTTCTCGCAGCCTTTATCCAGTatgtctcctctccctctctctcctccctctccgtcCTCCTCTGCGCGCCCCCCGGAAGATGCTGATGTTGTGGGCTGCTGCCGATGACAGCGATGGGGCGCATTCACGTGTACGCGGgcgcagcagtagcagcagtaatGGGGAAGGGGGGTGGTGGAGGACGCCACGTTCGCCTTGAATCCCCAAATCAGAAACGCAAATCTTCAAATATTCCCTCACGTGTGGATGAACGATGATCTTCTCCGTGACAGGGTCCTGTCAAAACGACCAACATGAGTGCATGGAGACCCCAGCTTGGTTAAACCCAGGGAAGCCAGGAGTGTGAGTGCACTGTAATCTGAATACAACACATTGTCCTGTTTTTCCACGTGTAATAAACATAGgctattaaaatgtatttcaattcATATGTTTCTTTGTCACCAAAAGGTCAAGAACAAGAGTCTCTAGCCATGCTAGCATCATCATGCAAACACTCATAGGGAAAAGGCTAATATTGTGAGGCAGGTAAAATGTTTAGCCTACAACGTTCATCAAACACAAAGCGCAGCGTTCTAAATTGACCGAATTGTGTGACAAATTGAAATTCTGACCTGATGATTGGTGGTGTCAAATTTATTTGACTTCATCCCAACTGGACATAAATGACTGTGCCAAATGTCACCACAATCCATTTATTAGCTGCTTCACTAAAAACCAAATTGTGGAGCATTAGGAAAATTATATTAATCAAAGTTTATTAAGGTTTATCCTCTGGGAATCATGAATGCCTATTGCTGTTGCCAAACCTTTGACAACTCCAACCTGCTGGTGCTGCCTCTTGAAAAGTTTCTGAATTGCCAAAGTCATTCTGGTTTATCCTTAGAGCACCTATAATTGCTATGCAGCTGGATTTCTCACAAGCAAAAACCTTTTCCAGGCTCAAAACTGTTGCTTGTGGCTGAACCCCAGCCACAAGTACTCTCCAAAGAGGACTTTGTAGATGTCTCTTGTGTTGGATCAGGCCAGGACCTGAGTCCGGTGAGTTTCATTCTCAGCACTGTTTGGCTTTCGCAACATTTTTTTTGCTCGAATTCAATATTAGATTGGAGCTGTGGATGCAAACTTTCCACCACTCTACCATTTGCTTCCTTCATGCAGCCTGGAACAAGAAACAAGAAGATTGCATCAACTGTGTGAAAAAATGGAGAGAAGGGATTTCAGCCCTGAGTTTTGCAGAAATTTGGTGCTGTCATGAAAAGGTACATTCTAGTCTGAGGTTCTTCATTTGTAAAAGTCAACACACACCACTGCATCAGCTGCATCACCAACTGTTCGGATTTGTCTGTCTGGAACAAAGTGGtgaaccaaccaacaaaccaatcAACTCTTACACTGCCGGCTTGGCCAACCTCTGGCCAATCAAATGAATCTCTTCGACATTTGTCATCATGCTCATTCTAGTAATAGCAATACAACAGGTACATTGTTCCCACCACAGCgtgtaaacatgaaaaagcTCTAAATTCCTGCTCCACAGCAGAGTGCAGAGTACAGTACTCACCTCCTGTCTGTTTTCTTTAGGGGCTGATGTTTCTTTAACTGTTGAAGCTTTCATTTTCTGTCCATTAAAAGATCTGTTACTCACACTGGGGAGAAACACATCTGCCCTCAGGCTGCATATTCATGGCAAACTAGGTCAAGACAGTGGTCTGTGAGAGCGTGTGCTTTAGAGGTTCAAGAGACAAACACTGTTGCGTGTGATGACCACTGTAGGACCCAAATTCAGTCTGTAAGCAGGTTATACATGTGTTAGACAAGGTAAATGGGCAGAAGGGTTCTTGGAGGAACATGGACAGCCTTAATGTTACCACATGCTTGACAATTCACATAGAAGTCTGATTAATAATGCACTTAGACCGATCCTTCTGTTGTATCTCCGGGCTGCACTGTGCGCCCAGAACACACGTAGCACATCTGGATGCTGTCCAATCAAACATGTATTTTTGCCCCCTGCTTCCACAGCACTCAGACTATCTTTCTTCATCCCAAGGCCTCCTGTCATCTGTTCTGAGCAGCagacaagctgtgtgtgtgtgtgtgtgtgtgtgtgtgtgggtgtgtgtgtgtgtgtgattctgtaTGTCAAATGTGCACATGGATGAGTGTGTGGGGATTCATGTGTGACAGTGTCATTTGTgagaatatatgtgtgtgtgtgtgtatgtctgtgttcttatacttgtgaggaccattttaagccgAGActctacagagtgaggacaatttttggaaagtgaggacatcaCTTCACGTCACCTCACTTATTCattgggctgtttgagggttaagccTTGGTTTAGGGTTATGGTTAGAATAAGGTTTATGTTAGGATAAAGGGTTATGGAAAATAGTATGTCAGTATGACACTTGTGAGTGTCCTCAccaagatagaagtacaaatgtgtgtgtgtgtgtgtgt
This sequence is a window from Paralichthys olivaceus isolate ysfri-2021 chromosome 6, ASM2471397v2, whole genome shotgun sequence. Protein-coding genes within it:
- the LOC109630544 gene encoding LHFPL tetraspan subfamily member 4 protein-like, with amino-acid sequence MLPSQEASKIYHDNYMRNSRAIGVLWAIFTICFAIVNVVVFIQPYWIGDSVNTPQAGYFGLFHYCVGTGPSPSRELTCVGSFSDFSSIPSGAFKAASVFVLLSMVLILSCIACMALFFFCNTSTVYKTCAWMQLLCGVCLVLGCMIFPDGWDAEVIRDMCGEQTGKYSLGDCSVRWAYMLAIMGILDALILSFLAFVLGNRQTDFYLDDLQTDNKDFAVSRIEVRDRREPRYGVQRLH